A part of Streptococcus porcinus genomic DNA contains:
- a CDS encoding PTS galactitol transporter subunit IIC, whose translation MLEALHKFFEVFGAATVVPAMIFIVSLFLKVNPKRAFFCALRAGVGLTGFGWIISAFAPMVTKYIQQMVETTGLNLPIVDIGWQAGSLTAFSSEIGLSFFVFGLLIELVLFLTGITRVFVPSNLWNNFGYMIWGTMAYVATGNFVLSFAFMVFVLLYSLVMSEVLADRWSEYYGVKNATINSIHNIETLIPALILDPLWNLLGINKVKLNPESLKTKLGIFGEPMTLGFILGLIISILGSIKKLASIETWGGILSFAVALAAVMTIFPLITGVFAQAFAPLAEAVERNKKKENEESSTLSDKKRWFIAVDDGVGFGEPATIIAGLVLVPIMVVISLILPGNKALPVVDLIAIPFMIEAMIAVTRGNILKAILNGVVWFSLGLYAASALGPIYTDAVKQFGAALPAGVTLIMSFNLLAHPLTAVVLFAWISGNPIYIGLTIVVYLAFLVLLRTRREAIYRYLKVMSDKNSGFEGSSEKIFISED comes from the coding sequence ATGTTAGAAGCTCTACACAAATTTTTCGAAGTTTTTGGTGCAGCAACGGTTGTACCTGCAATGATTTTTATTGTTAGTCTTTTTCTAAAAGTTAATCCTAAACGGGCTTTCTTCTGTGCTTTACGTGCAGGTGTTGGTCTAACGGGATTTGGCTGGATAATTTCGGCTTTTGCTCCAATGGTAACCAAATATATCCAGCAAATGGTTGAAACAACTGGACTTAACCTTCCTATTGTTGATATTGGTTGGCAGGCTGGATCTTTGACCGCCTTCTCTTCTGAAATTGGTTTGTCTTTCTTTGTCTTTGGTCTTTTGATTGAGCTTGTTTTATTCTTAACAGGTATTACTCGAGTGTTTGTACCTTCAAATTTATGGAATAATTTTGGTTACATGATTTGGGGGACAATGGCCTACGTAGCGACAGGAAACTTTGTTCTTTCTTTTGCTTTCATGGTTTTTGTTTTACTTTATTCGTTAGTGATGTCAGAAGTCTTAGCAGACCGTTGGTCAGAGTATTATGGAGTTAAAAATGCTACGATTAATTCTATTCATAATATTGAAACCCTTATTCCGGCTTTAATACTTGACCCCTTATGGAATTTGTTAGGCATTAATAAAGTTAAATTAAATCCAGAATCTTTGAAAACAAAACTTGGTATCTTTGGTGAGCCAATGACTTTAGGATTTATTTTAGGCTTAATCATTAGTATTTTAGGAAGTATAAAAAAACTTGCCTCTATAGAAACTTGGGGAGGAATCTTGTCCTTTGCTGTGGCATTGGCTGCAGTTATGACTATTTTTCCATTAATTACAGGCGTATTTGCTCAAGCATTTGCTCCCCTTGCTGAAGCTGTTGAACGAAACAAGAAGAAAGAAAATGAAGAGAGTTCAACTCTTTCTGATAAAAAACGTTGGTTTATTGCAGTGGATGATGGAGTAGGGTTTGGTGAACCAGCGACCATTATTGCTGGTTTGGTATTGGTGCCAATTATGGTCGTCATATCCCTTATATTGCCAGGAAATAAGGCGTTACCAGTAGTTGATTTGATTGCTATTCCTTTTATGATAGAGGCAATGATCGCAGTTACTAGAGGGAATATTTTAAAAGCTATTTTAAATGGAGTTGTTTGGTTTAGCTTAGGTCTGTATGCTGCTAGTGCACTTGGTCCGATTTATACCGACGCCGTTAAACAATTTGGAGCTGCTCTTCCTGCGGGAGTCACTTTGATTATGAGTTTTAACCTTCTTGCTCATCCGTTAACAGCGGTAGTCCTGTTTGCTTGGATTTCTGGTAATCCAATTTATATAGGTCTAACAATTGTCGTTTACTTAGCTTTCTTAGTTCTCCTACGAACAAGAAGAGAAGCTATCTATCGTTATTTAAAAGTAATGTCAGATAAAAACAGTGGATTTGAAGGCTCTAGCGAAAAAATTTTTATCTCAGAAGACTAG
- a CDS encoding NAD(P)-dependent oxidoreductase has product MTKKKVLVTGIVPQEGLTKLMDQFDVTYSKDVPFSREYVLKHLKDYDAWLLMGHQADKEMIDAGKNLQIISLNAVGFDHVDIAYAKEKGITVSNSPQAVRIPTAEMTIALMMATTKRLAFYDKVVREGKWIDPSERRYQGMTLHGATLGIYGMGRIGSTVAQFAKALGMNTVYNDVYRLPVDREKELGVAYLEFDQLVSEADVITIHAPLLPSTRHKFDKNVFTKMKNRSYLINAARGPIVAEEDLIWALKEGQIAGAGLDVFEFEPEVSEELRQLDNVIMSPHAGTGTIEGRITLAEEAAANILSFFDGNAVNVVNA; this is encoded by the coding sequence ATGACGAAAAAGAAAGTACTTGTTACAGGGATAGTCCCTCAAGAAGGACTGACAAAGCTCATGGATCAGTTTGATGTTACCTACTCAAAAGATGTACCGTTTTCAAGAGAGTATGTGCTTAAACATTTGAAAGATTATGATGCTTGGTTATTAATGGGGCATCAGGCTGACAAAGAGATGATTGATGCAGGAAAAAACTTACAGATTATTTCTTTAAATGCTGTTGGCTTTGACCACGTAGATATTGCTTATGCAAAAGAAAAAGGAATCACAGTTTCCAATTCTCCTCAAGCAGTACGTATACCGACTGCTGAAATGACTATTGCTTTAATGATGGCAACAACCAAACGTTTAGCCTTTTACGATAAAGTTGTAAGGGAAGGAAAATGGATTGATCCAAGTGAACGTCGTTATCAGGGGATGACTCTTCATGGGGCTACTTTGGGGATTTATGGCATGGGTCGCATCGGATCAACAGTGGCACAATTTGCAAAGGCTCTAGGTATGAATACTGTTTATAATGATGTTTATCGTTTACCAGTAGACCGTGAAAAAGAGTTAGGGGTCGCTTATCTAGAGTTTGATCAGCTTGTTAGTGAAGCTGATGTGATTACAATTCATGCGCCTTTATTACCATCAACTAGGCATAAGTTTGATAAAAATGTTTTCACGAAAATGAAGAATCGCAGTTATTTAATTAATGCTGCTCGTGGACCGATTGTTGCTGAGGAAGATTTGATTTGGGCACTTAAGGAAGGTCAAATTGCGGGTGCAGGACTCGATGTTTTTGAATTTGAACCAGAGGTATCTGAAGAACTACGTCAACTTGATAATGTTATCATGAGCCCGCATGCCGGAACAGGAACGATTGAAGGCCGTATTACCCTAGCTGAAGAGGCTGCTGCTAATATCCTATCTTTCTTTGATGGAAATGCTGTCAATGTTGTCAACGCATAA
- a CDS encoding LacI family DNA-binding transcriptional regulator, protein MFEKVTINDIAKLVGVSKATVSYYLNGNYKKMSLTTKEKIKQAIDVTGYQPSKIAQSLVTRDTQTIGVVIADITNPFISSVMKGIHDTCQRYGYTVNFTNSDNNLQIELENLHHLKQQDVSGIILDSVDPNNPFVSAFDPQTLVMVDRQANQLQFDTIVSDNEASTKQFLQEMIAAGYQEIYFVSFPIEGISTRELRYKGFKEMVTASQDHLIILGEDGSDEYILNIIKNSSSKPAFLMMNGPTLLSFMKIVNQSPYHYPNDFGLGTYEDLEWMQLLTPSVSCIKQDSYGIGCLAADHLITKLRGDRSSVASPELLEVVNEIIIRHSF, encoded by the coding sequence ATGTTTGAAAAGGTAACTATTAATGATATTGCTAAGTTAGTTGGAGTGTCAAAAGCTACCGTTTCTTATTACCTTAATGGGAACTATAAAAAGATGTCTCTAACGACGAAAGAAAAGATAAAGCAGGCAATTGATGTTACGGGCTACCAGCCAAGTAAAATTGCTCAGAGTTTAGTCACGCGTGATACACAGACTATAGGGGTAGTTATTGCTGATATTACCAACCCCTTTATCTCTTCGGTGATGAAAGGGATTCATGACACTTGCCAGCGATATGGTTATACGGTTAACTTCACTAACTCAGATAATAACCTTCAGATTGAGCTGGAGAACTTGCACCATTTAAAACAACAAGATGTGTCAGGTATCATTCTTGATTCCGTAGATCCTAATAACCCCTTTGTCAGTGCTTTTGATCCTCAAACCCTTGTCATGGTTGATAGGCAAGCCAACCAGCTTCAGTTTGATACAATTGTTTCTGACAATGAAGCCTCTACAAAACAATTTTTACAAGAGATGATTGCTGCAGGTTATCAGGAAATTTATTTTGTCAGTTTTCCGATTGAGGGAATTTCGACACGAGAATTGCGATATAAAGGCTTTAAAGAAATGGTTACAGCTAGTCAAGACCATTTAATCATTTTAGGTGAGGATGGCAGTGATGAGTATATTTTGAATATTATAAAGAATTCGTCTTCTAAGCCAGCCTTCTTGATGATGAACGGACCTACTCTTTTGAGTTTCATGAAAATTGTTAATCAGTCACCATATCATTATCCTAACGATTTTGGTCTGGGAACTTATGAAGACTTGGAATGGATGCAATTGTTGACGCCATCGGTGTCTTGTATCAAACAAGATTCTTATGGTATTGGTTGTTTGGCTGCGGATCACTTGATAACAAAGTTGAGAGGGGATAGATCTTCAGTTGCTAGTCCAGAACTGTTGGAAGTGGTTAACGAAATCATTATTCGTCACTCTTTTTAG